The following coding sequences lie in one Rutidosis leptorrhynchoides isolate AG116_Rl617_1_P2 chromosome 4, CSIRO_AGI_Rlap_v1, whole genome shotgun sequence genomic window:
- the LOC139844947 gene encoding uncharacterized protein, which yields MSRTRNMIVATGLLAFAGAGLAFPFYMATKSSKAPIIDSTKPLPPQATFRGPYINTGSRDVGPDFQTYSKK from the exons ATGTCACGAACTCGTAACATGATAGTTGCCACAGGCTTACTAGCCTTTGCAGGTGCAGGTTTGGCGTTTCCATTTTACATGGC GACTAAGTCATCAAAGGCTCCTATAATTGATTCAACGAAACCTCTGCCACCTCAAGCAACTTTTCGAGGACCTTATATAAATACAGGATCACGTGATGTTGGACCTGACTTTCAGACTTATTCTAAGAAATAA